The Engraulis encrasicolus isolate BLACKSEA-1 chromosome 3, IST_EnEncr_1.0, whole genome shotgun sequence genome segment AAAGACAGAGGTAGATACTTTATTTAATCAATCAGTAAAAGTGTGTACATCCCCCACAATatgccaggtgcaggacaatccaAACAAATCctgtaaaaaatgaaaaaggtcTACAACATTACTTGTTGACCTGACTAATGAGTCAAAACACAGAGCAGTGTTTTTTTACCAGATGCTTTTTTTTATTCTTAAGTGTTCATATACTACACCTTCAAATATTTCACACtatgcatactgtacagcacGTGCATCcatcacagacacccacacatgcataacatgtacagtaggctatttgaTGTGCATGTGATGTCCTCTACATCTTTCTTGGGTGATACAGTGCCTGCAATAGACACTTTAATACAAATAGAATCCAAATCTATCGAGCTCAATGCGATTCATTCCTCAGTCTAAAAACGTGCCATATCAGCCTTTCTAAATTAGTCCTCCTGAATAAATACCTTCTGGCGGTTCCTCTCAGCAAAGACGGCACATGAAGCTTTCATTTGAAATACAAAAGTCCACAAGGCTTATGTGGCATCCTCTTCTTCCAAACTTAAACAGCACCAGTCATTCTCACACTCTCACAGTAAATCTGAACCTACGCTTCTTCAtgtgtgtactgcactgtacgtgtatgtgtgtgctgtgtgtgtaaaatatgcaTGTATAGTGTGTGATCCTCAGGACCTCAGGATTGCACGTAGTTTGTGTGGAGACGGATGGAGGGTGAAGCCCACGGCTGGTGTGAGGTCCAGCTGCTCCTCGGAGACACCAGCAGGGGGCGCAAAGCGGAAGCGCTGCAGCAGAGttgtgaagaagaggaagagctcCATCCGGGCCAAACCCTCGCCCAGACACACCCGACGccctgaggcaggcaggcaggcaggcaggcaggcaggcaggcaggcaggcaggcaggcaggcaggcaggcaggcaggcaggcaggcaggcaggcaggcaggcaggcaggcaggcacgcacgcacgcacgcacgcacgcacgcacgcacgcacgcacgcgcacacacacacacacacacacacacacacacacacacacacacacacgaaagcaaagaagaggagaggggtgttcTGTTACCTTATAATACACACACCCaatgcatgcgcatacacacacacaacagcacagtcTCATTATTATCTATTGaatcaccatgtccacaagcaaatgcATCATTACCGCACCATACTGATAATTACTACTCCAGACACTCTTGTGACTATTGGTGTATCTTGGTGTATAAACTTAACTTAACTGAACATAGATTCTTTACACTGTGACATAAGGAAACAAGGAGAGGGGTTACATTAGACTGTGTTGATATTTGCTGCACCATTCACTCATGAGATTGTTAGAGAAGTTACATGTTTCCAGGTAGCCCAGGCCTGTCCAATCTGCCTGTGATTCTGATGTTTATGTTCAAGTCAGTCTGGCTTTTCTTGTCTGTTCCACATGGTGGCATAGAGTcaatacacacaaataaaaatacaatATTCATACACTATTGCAATCAGTACTGGCATTTTGTACACAACCAGATTGAAGGCAGCTCCAAGAGCCTTCATGTCTCGGATCTTTTGGTGACCAAGCCACATCTGAGACGGATCTCCTAACAACAACCAGAGAAAGTTCTGCAAAGCAGCAGCTGTTCCAAAAATACCTGCAGAGAAGGGCAAGAAGGCATCCCGCTTGACAAACTGGCCCTTGTCGTCCAGGAAGTGTTCTGGGTAAAAGGAGCGAGGTgtctcccactcctcctcatccctcagcACTGACGTCAGCAGAGGGATCACTGACGTGCCCTACAGAGGACACACAGTGTTAACAAGACAGCACTCCTGCAACTAATGACTTTCTGGATGCTGCACTGATTAGCCCCTTTTCCCCACATGATGTCATGATGTCAGACACCTTTTATTCAAGGCATTTGAAGCAGGAAAAGTACCATCCAGAGACATGGACATACATGTACACATCACTGTTTTTAATGGAAACTTGGCATTTTTCCTGCTTCTCTTCCAAAATGAAACTTGTTTGACGTTGCTGTGAAAAACTGTGTTGTTTGTTGTAATACAGTAGTTATTAATGTGCCAatagattcatgcatttttgtaggagagcgacagggagggaggaaagtAAAAACTGCATTTCACTTTGGTTACATCAGCCTATTATAAGCCCACTTAGCAAACTATAGGCCTATCAACGTTAAGTGAATGTTTTAGAGCAAGTACTAAAGATTTTAGAACAACTACTAGAGCTATATAATACGAGTATAGGCTTGTTATTCTTGGCCAAGATTGCAGTGTTCCTTTGCCAAACAGAGTAAGTAGATCAGCTTTTCCATGATTTCTTTCCCAGAATTATGGCTGTTGCTCTTGCACTattaatcaggggtgcatttctggaaagcgtagttattAGCAGTTAGCAGCTTCGGTAGTTGCCgattggaaattgcattgcaaccaacaaagtagctaacatatttagcaactacactttccagaaatgcacccaagGGCTGCCTttttaattagtttatttatttatgggctATTCTCGCCCttattggacaggacagtttgtgacaggaaagtaacgagagagagagagagagagagagagagagagagagagagagagagagagagagagagagagagagagagagaaagagagagagagagagagagagagagacgggaggatcAGGAGAACAACTTCGGGCCATGAGCCATGGCCATGGACAGGGCTGACTTTACAAACCTTATACAGTataccagtggtctccaattatttttcttcaAGTGCCAAATTacgtagagcaagtgaggctgcgggccaaactgATGTCCcgacccaatgagaaacaagttagatgtctggacagagaacagatttttgctcttccgttttcccttcttgtcaatgtctgttgtGAGACTAATGGCATAAGATGTAACTctctgaatgctttggagagaaaTGACCCgatgaagttttagtgatcggaattcacaaacatttatgttttcctttgttctgacctcatgcttgtttggagaccaaggcagcaTACCATAAAGGGTAATGCAACATCTGTcatgaatgaaatatgaaaagTTCTCAGATTTCTATTAGGTATTATAAGAacggcatacaactttcacaaagGGTTAATCTAAAACCCCtttcacgcccacacacacagaggccacacagtcagacagaccttTTCAATGAAGTATCCCTGGAAGGTGACGTCGCAGCTGGTGATGTGCGGGATGCTCATGGGGGCGATGTTGGCCACCCTCTGGATCTCGTGGATCACGGCGTCCGTGTAGGGCAGACTCCTCCTGTCCTCGGCCGCAGCCACCCGGGCTCCGATCACCCTGTCCAGCTCCTCATGCACTCGCTCTACAGacaaataacattacattacgttacactttgctgacaatttttatccaaagcgacttacagttagtatttttcagggtattggttacagttcctggagcaatgtggggttaggtgccttgctcaagggcacttcagccatggatggaggtgtagggagaggtcagatgtgtttcgaacctacaaccagggatgggcagtattgctattacatctaattgaaatacattttgaaatacaaaatactattttgtatttgtatttcatataagtgaattacatgtatttgtatttggtatcaaaatactttcctccagtattttgtgtatttcacaaaacaacaaaatacaGATACTTTGTTccaaagaatgttattacacaatatgaacacaagatggtgctgtaggttaaaaagtatatgaatgcccctAGCTGAATTGTAGGCATATGCTTGGATTTATTAAGCCTTGACTGCACAGGAAGTTCAATTTGGTTCAAGGTGAGTGACATGAGGAAAACATTAACACGTCATTGAGGAATTAATTAAATGATTAGCCAATCAAacttgctttcagtttgccatttagggccttttgtgtagaattgagtgttttaaaactagctgtagccaaagtgcgttccaatatgcaaccttgcttcctccacttctgcttgtggcctcgtaccaggaagtaatatgtcgatgacatcactgacaccagcattatatttaaatatctcacaaaagctcaattttaaagtctttttctcatttgcaattgggatggtgaatgaaacagtcctgtaaaagttgttgtggctaggctgacagctgggaaacttaattgttttctccacggaggatgggccaggaggcgggacgaggccacaagcacaagtggaggaagcaaggtcgcatattggaatgcactcatagagccaaccagtatagttgcaataccgacTCTGCCCACCATGCTATAGGGAGCGCAGTTTCAacgagcagtatagttgcaatacctactctggcctccaTGCTATagggagcacagtttcaatgagcagtatagttgcaatacctactttggccaccatcctatagtgaacttttttttaaagcacttgTATCTCTACTTTGTCAAAGAAATGATTGCTATTCTTATGGCACTGACATGTTAATTGACACATTAAGTCAAGAGTGAAGGGTGACCAGTTGAGAGATGTTCTCGCAGGCGTCATAAACCGGCCCCATAGCCAACGTTGGAATTCAAAGCTGTTTGAAAAATTAGCTATGATgacagcctacagtatatctcccttatatagtattattcaactttttggtctTGTGTATGTATGTCATCGTCAGTATTTTTGCACAAGTTGTATGCATGTACGATATCGCTGCaacatgaatttccccactggGATGATAAAGGGCATACATACTTACTTAGCCTACAgcagggcctctttctttcttgtttgagcttttgtttgttttctaaccattatttcatttctcagaatttaattgttcattcaatttcattgtgtaagtcaaattgctagtttttgtacacaatggtttttgttgtattttgtgggtattttttgtgttgaaaatacaaaatattgtattttgatattagatactgttacagttatgtattttgtatcttatttgtaacattttatgctgggtattttgtatttgtattgaaaatacatgtaactgtatctttgcccatccctgcctacaacccccagactgaaagaccaactcccctCTCGAACCAATAGGCCACTACTgccacataaataaaataaaataaaataaaaactaacactacagcacacacagtAGCTATCATTCCTGAAGTGATGGCCTAGCCCCTTATAGTAGCCTACCTCTTTTAGAAACATGGTATaaacaataaaatgaaaacaacatGAGAGCCTTTTTGGTATTAAAAGACTCCTTCAAATTGTAGCGTGCCGCTATTTGTAGCCTGGTAACAAGCTATTGTTTTTGTTCATAGTAGTCCCAGATATTATTTGGGTAAATGCggtacattttttggctcaggcgtcaggtggtacaactacagctaatgcccataaattaattagtaattggtaatgagTGTaccgcaatgaatatgcttctttgataatccactaaaaaccaAAAAAggtaatttaatccatacaatagtggtattAGCTGTTGTTGCAACACGCTAATGTGGGCCATTACTAaaacacacatatgtacagttGATTTCCATATACGTTCACAGCATCATCATGCTGTTGTCTCTGCCTCCACACGATCTGGAACCAAATAAGTACATTCTTTTAGGTTGCATTTCCATCTGACCTTGTACGAGAGGGTACTTGGCCATAAGCAGCATCGCCCAGCGCAAGGTTGCTCCCGTGGTGTCACTGCCCGCCGCAAACAGGTTATTCACACAGTACACCAGGTTATCTTCATGGAACTGGGAGTCCTTCTGGCCCAGAGCCTGGAGACAGACATGATATTATATGCACAGCAGTTTACATTCATAATAGCCTTCAGTAAGAATATGCAGTATGAGTGGAAAGATTTGACAACTTGCTGTTGAGAATTCAAGAGCTTGGACTCTGTGTAGCTGTTGGTTTCAAAGAAAGTGAGCAGATGTCAATTGATTCGTAACTTACAGTAAAAGTCAAGGAGAACCTTGTCTGGATATATAGAAGTTTAAGAGGTTTCAGAATCTTAAAATAATCAAATTATGaagcattaaaggaacagtccaccattttttgattttcacatatttgctgtatttccaagacttattcatgaatgtgcatatcattttcttctccgtgttttcagtactcagatttattggatcagaattattagcatagcttagcataatcactggaagtaaaagcatagcttagcataatcacttgaagtaaatgggcagcattagcatcaagccactaaTGCAATCTAGGTTCTGTTTGTTTGGCGTAAAAATCGTACCTCCACACTGATCATACGACTCAGAAATGCATCAATGAAGCCTCTGCACTGCTCAGGGTTGAGGGTCTCCTTCAGCCCCCTGGAGAATTGACGTATCTCGTCAAAGTCCTGGTTCACTTTATTCATGAGCACCCTCCTGTACCAGAGGACGGGACGCAACCAAGGACATATGTTGTAGATCTGTGAGGATagcgaaaacaaacacacaaaaaccaaaaaaaaaaaccaatgagttgtgaaacacgtgtgtgtgtgtaaattttaagaccgctgcattggctcccggtaagctacagaattgattttaaggcaatgctacttgtgtttaaatcagtggtgtagtctacgtagaacgcaggtatacggagtatacccacttctaaattttaggggcttcagtatacccacttaaaattgattgatccattgttttgaatagcacaaatatatacagtatacccacctcaaaaaatgctcaaatatacagtatacccaccataaaaaagtagacaacACCGCtggtttaaatcattaaatggaatgggacccacatatctactggatatgtttcagctgtatgcaccaaccaggtcactaaggtcaacggagaagaatttgctggtgattccaaacgtcaaaacaaagtgtggagaggcagcctttagcttctatgcttcaaagctttggaaccagcttccagattataaaa includes the following:
- the LOC134446374 gene encoding cytochrome P450 2K4-like, whose product is MRRFALSKLRDFGMGKKAIEQKIQEEIQYLIEVFEQHNGAAFDTSRPVSYAVSNIICSIIYGQRFDYADPRFKAQVDRVNDINSIMGYVSMQIYNICPWLRPVLWYRRVLMNKVNQDFDEIRQFSRGLKETLNPEQCRGFIDAFLSRMISVEALGQKDSQFHEDNLVYCVNNLFAAGSDTTGATLRWAMLLMAKYPLVQERVHEELDRVIGARVAAAEDRRSLPYTDAVIHEIQRVANIAPMSIPHITSCDVTFQGYFIEKGTSVIPLLTSVLRDEEEWETPRSFYPEHFLDDKGQFVKRDAFLPFSAGRRVCLGEGLARMELFLFFTTLLQRFRFAPPAGVSEEQLDLTPAVGFTLHPSPHKLRAILRS